The sequence AATTATCCAATACCACTCCGTTCTAACTATCCAATACCAACTGCAGAATAGTTACCTAATATCACAGTTGGGAAAGTATTGCACGCCATATCAGAAAGAGAATGTTTATAATTGGTGTAAACAGTTTGGCAAATTAGactttccctattcctctcctctctcagccATAGTCTCctttggaaatgataataacaaataaagctCATCATCAAAAAGAGTGAAACAGTTAAAATTCGTGTACCTCCCAAAAGCCAGGAACAGCCGTGGCTGCTTTGCGATGGAAATAGCAATAAACAGCTGCCTGCTAATGACCAAAGCGCGGAGCAGGGCGCGAGGAGACTCACCTGCGTCATCTTGTCGGAGCGTCCCTCCCACGAGAGGCGCTCGTCGTACAGGGGCTCGAGGTGTGTGCCCACGTAGATGGGCTCCCAGTGGTGGAAGGGCGGGTGCCGCTTGGCCACCATGACCACGTTCACGGACTCGGTGGCGTTGGAGTCGGCCCACTCGCGCATGCCCGGCACCTTGTGGCACTGCGGGCACACGAACTTGTGGAAGGGGATGGCGGAGCCGCGCTTGAGCATGCGCACGAGGGCCAGCTTGGACGCGGGCGGCCGCAGCCCGCTCTTCACCTCGAAGATCGGCAGCACATAGACCCTGCGCgtgggcgcgggcgtgggcgaCGCGTCCTGCCGCTTGAGCATGTCCATGAAGAAAGGGATGAAGCCCCGGGAAGGGTATAGCTCCACGTCACTCGCCAGCACGAAGTAGGTGGCGGCGGCGCGGCGGGCGATGTTGCGCGCCACGTTGACGGGGTACGTAAGGTTGTGTGCGCGCTTGTACGTGTGCGTGGCCAGGTACGGCGGCGGCGTCGAGCAGGAAGTGCGCGCGGCGAGGACGTGCGCCGTGAGGGGTACGTGCGAGGGCATGTGCTCGgcggggaagaagaggtggaaggtcACGTGGTCCGCCACCAGGCCGCGGCACGCCCGCAGGAAGGTGATGGTGGCCAGCGTGGCGTTGAAGTCCCCGCCGGGGGCGAAGACGGCGGCGCTGACGGGGCCGCGCCACCGCTCCACCAGCGGCACCAGGTTGTCCAGGAAGGTGAAGTCGGCGTGCGTCGTGTACGTGACGGACTCGTTGCACGCCGGCTGCGTGTCCGCCGGCACGTAGTTGTACAGCACCCAGTGGTCGCCGTGGAGGGCGGGCCGCGGCGCCAGCGTGGGCGTGTGGCACGTGTGCAGGTCGGGGTACACCTTCTCCTGCAGCGAGGGCGCGGGCGTGGCAGGGGGCGCGCGGCGGTCCTCGGACGACGCGGAcgccgacgccgccgccgccgccgccgccaggtcAGCCGAGTCCGCGTCCAGGGAGCCCCCGGGGAAGTCGCCCCCCTGCACCGCCCCCCCCTCGGTCGCAtagtcaaccccctcccccccgcccgcgCCGGAGGAGGTGAGGTTGTCGTGCAGGAGGGGGAGCGCCGCCCCCCGCGGGGACACGAGGCGGGGGGGCGCCGCCACGTGCACCGCCACGTACAGCCCGAAGACCACGTTGAGCAGGAAGCTTCCCCGGACCAGCGCGCTCCGCCGCCACCCCACCATcacctgggggggaggggagtcagtGGGCTGCAGAACACAGGCATTTAAGGGAGATTGAAGGGCGATGTCGGAGGGGATAGGGacggagaggaaagcgagagagagggagaaagagagagcaaagggaggtaggggaggtggggtaagggaaatatagatagatagatagacagatagatagatagtttaataggtagatagatagatagatagaaaagagagagagaaaacaaaaattcgttggacataaatagaaaataaatacatgaagGATATGATGAAACagctataaacacacaaaaaaatgtaggCCTATATGAATCTAAAGCACAAAAAAATGTTAGTGGGCCCATATTTTTCAAAAAGGATAAAATCTTACGTAGGCCTATCTGACGCTAGGCCAAAACTATCACGCTGCAGTAACGATTATTCTTATAATAGTTTTTCTAAATGGATGTTAATATtaaaacttataatgataataataaattataacggtaatggtaataataacaacagtaattacatcaataataaataacaatgacataatgatgataatggtgataatgataataataataataataataataataataataacagtgttggtaatgataattaaaataacaacaataatagtaataacgataataattatgatgtggatgataacaacaataacaacaacaacaataacaaaaatgataataataatgataatggtaaaattaataataataatgaaaataataatgaaaacaacaacaacaataatgatgaaaataatagtaataataataataatgataatagtaataataataatgataatgataataataataataataataatgataataataataataatgatagtaatgataataataaggataagaaacaaaaacaataatgatgataataataataataatgatagaaataataataataataataataataataataataataataataataatgatagtaatgataataataaggacaagaacaacaacaataatgatgaaaataatatcaataatgataataataataataataatgataataataataataatgataataataataatgataatgataataataataacattaataataataacattaataataataatttaaaaataataataataacaacaataatgatagtgatgctaataacacaaataatggtgttaataataatgataaaagcaaggaTAATAGTGAATTTGCTGATGTCGGTGATTATGGTAAAAATCATCAccttaagaataacaataacaacaacaataatcacaagcTTCCTTTGAAAAAGTGAGGCGATGATTATGGCAACATCACTAAAAGCAATAATCTCTAATCTAATCAGAATAGACAAAGAAAGCAGTATGCATTTTTTAACACTGTTAATTTGTGTGGAATATgtgatgaatgaaaataatttgaGTGAGTGAAATGTGGCAATGAATCCCCTAGATTTTTCGCAAAAAGTGTTGTAGAATATGGAAAAGACATAGAAATGAATAAACATCGTGTGTTGCTACAACTACAGTTTATCTTGTGTGAATATCCTTCAGTagccaatgcatatatataaacaaatagctGCATGTAACAGATATTCAAACGGATTAAATAAAAGATAGcgtaaaatatatatcaacaaacaaataaaaaatcagtGAATTgataaatccacaaaaaacgcattgagtaaacgaaaaaaaaaatcaatgtatcacagaaagaagaaagagaaaggaaacactGTAAAATAAGTCAGCATTTACTCCGACATCTACATATTATACATAAGTATCACTATATCTTATTGATGCCACTCCATAGACTTGGGCaaaggaagcagaggagagggggTCTCTGGAGATGAAAAGAACAGGATGTGATGAGGAGGATGCAAATGATaacgttactatttttttttttttttttttttttttttttttacacattcaatgatatttatgatatcaaagaaaatggagaaagccGCTGACGGCCAGGGAGAGAAtaactaatgctaatactaattacAAAAGCCATATCTAACAAGGACAAAGCGAACAGAGGAAAGAATACCTACACTAAATGCTATTCCTAATATGAGAAGTCGAATCTTTGAGTATAGTGCCTTGTAgcatgggagaaagaaggaaatagaaaacgagCTGCAGCTGGCACGACGGACAAAGAGGgacgaaaaaaatatttaagtgaAGACAACAATAATACCTTGGGGAAAAAACGGCAAATAAAGTGTAAGTCCTTAACAGTTGTCTCTAAGTGATAACAAAGCTGCCAAAGAAAACGGACGTCGCCTAAAATTCATCTCTCACATATGAAGCATTATCTACGAGACATAGCCCTTCATAGCATGGGGAAAAGAACGAAAGGGAAAGCGGGCTGTACCGGACTAGCGAGCGGGAAGCGACGGCATCCGCAACGTGGTTATTCATGGAGCGAGGTCCAGGAATTTAATTTTTAGGCCTACGGAGGCTCAGAGTTGGGTAGTGTTAGGTTTATAGAGAGGATGCTTCGTAGTAAACTCTACTATCGTCTCCATATCATCTCGAGGTTAGCACAAATtcgaaagaaagagtgaagataGTTAATTTTTGCTGTACAATAGTAATGCTTTTATGTTAGAAAACAGATATAATGTGATGAAATATAAGGATAACAAATGTTAAAGGAAGTGTGTATAAAAACAACATTTAAAACAGCACCAAAGGGTAGACTGTTTATACAATGAATTCAGTTCATTACAAATTCCTATTAAAGTTTGATTATCCCAGTTTGAATTTTAACTTTCCTTTGtccgggtctctctctctttcttttttttctctctctcaacatatatatatatatatatatatatatatatatatatatatatatatgagtgtgtgtgtgtttatatatatgtatatatatgtatatatatatatatatatatatatatatatatatatatatgagtgtgtgtgtgtatatatatatgtatatatatgtatatatatatatatatatatatatatatatatatatatatgagtgtgtgtgtgtttatatatatgtatacatatgtatatatatatatatatatatatatatatatatatatatatatatatatatatatatgtgtgtgtgtgtgtgtgtgagtgtgtgtgtgtatgtgtgtgtgtgtgtgtgtgtgcgtgtgtatatgtatgcatatgtgtatgcacatatatatatgtatatatatatatatatatatatatatatatgtgtgtgtgtgtgtgtgtgtgtgtgtgtctgtgtctgtgtgtgtgtgtgtgtgtatgtgcgtgtatgtgtgtatgtgtgtatatatatatatatatatatatatgtatatatatatatatatatatatatgtatgtatatatatatgcatatatatatgcatatttatatatatatatatgcatatatatatacatatatatatatatattatatatatatatatatatatatatatatatatatatatacatacatacatgtatatatgtatgcatatatatatatatatatatatatatatatatatatatatatatacatatatatacatatatatatatatatatatatatatatatatatatgtgtgtgtgtgtgtgtgtgtgtgtgtgtgtgtgtgtgtgtgtgtgtgtacatatcgcCTCCTCACGTCTTTAATTTtggactttctctcttttctcgcagATTCTCGCATCTTCCTCAAAGCATCAAATATGACAACAGCTGATACTTCACCCGCGCCTCCCCTAGCCCTCTAGCGGGAATTCCGATAACTATTA is a genomic window of Penaeus chinensis breed Huanghai No. 1 chromosome 23, ASM1920278v2, whole genome shotgun sequence containing:
- the LOC125037261 gene encoding beta-1,4-glucuronyltransferase 1-like; its protein translation is MPVLSHIGNHALRVMVGWRRSALVRGSFLLNVVFGLYVAVHVAAPPRLVSPRGAALPLLHDNLTSSGAGGGEGVDYATEGGAVQGGDFPGGSLDADSADLAAAAAAASASASSEDRRAPPATPAPSLQEKVYPDLHTCHTPTLAPRPALHGDHWVLYNYVPADTQPACNESVTYTTHADFTFLDNLVPLVERWRGPVSAAVFAPGGDFNATLATITFLRACRGLVADHVTFHLFFPAEHMPSHVPLTAHVLAARTSCSTPPPYLATHTYKRAHNLTYPVNVARNIARRAAATYFVLASDVELYPSRGFIPFFMDMLKRQDASPTPAPTRRVYVLPIFEVKSGLRPPASKLALVRMLKRGSAIPFHKFVCPQCHKVPGMREWADSNATESVNVVMVAKRHPPFHHWEPIYVGTHLEPLYDERLSWEGRSDKMTQMYVMCVLDYEFHVLDNAFLVHRPGIKRHRRDRHRDQLTAKQNALLHSKITPELHTIYGKRGACYL